AGAGGGTCATTAGGGCCGGCTTCTGCCTGACTGGCTGCGCCTCCTTATCTGTCACGATGGCGTGCGCGCCCACACCGAGGCCGCCgcctcctttttcctttttgttttgcctccTCGCTCCTCAGTCGGATCGGTGTGATGGAGGCGACCCCAGGATGGCGGCGGAGGCGTTTTagacttcctgtctgagtcCTGGAGCTCCGTTTGAAGGATGGAGCTGACGGTGAAGGACTGCGTCTCTCTCTCCGTCTACACCTTCACCTTCCTGCTGGGGCTGCCCGCCAACCTGCTGGTCTTCTTCGTCTACGTCCGCAAGGCTCGCAAGCACGGCGCCACGCCCAACGTGGTGTACGCCCTGAACCTGTGCGTGGCCAACCTGGCGCTGGTGGCCTGGCTGCCGGTGAAGGCCCTGGAGACGCTGCTGAGGGACTGGACGCTGCCGGCCCCCGTCTGCCCCATTTACAGCTTCTTCCTCTACTCCTCACTGTACGGCAGCTGCCTCTTCATCACCGCCGTCACCGCGGGGCGCTACCTCAGCATCGCCTTCCCCATCATCTACAAGAGGTACCGCCACGCGCGGCTGTCCTGCTTCATCTGCGCCGCCTTGTGGGCGTTAGTGATGCTGCACCTGAGCGTCAGCCTGATGGCGGAAGGCGGGGCCTACTTCGTGGGCGTTCAGGACGACATTTCGGCGTGCTACAACCATTTCAACACGTCGCAGCTGGTGGTCCTGCTGCCGCTGCGGCTGGAGATGGCGGTGGTTCTGTTCATGCTGCCCCTGATGGTGACGTCCTTCTGCACGCTGCGCTGCGTCACGCTGGTGTGGCGCTCCAACCTGCCCTCGGCGGGGAAGAAGAGAGTCCTGGCCGTGGCGCTGTCCACGCTGGCCGTCTTCGTCATCTGCTACGCGCCGTACAACGCCTCGCACGTGGTGGGCTTCGTGCAGGGAGCGAACGTTGAGTGGAGGGTGTCGGCCATGTTGACCAGCTCCTGTAACGTCTTCCTGGAGCCCGTGGTCATGCTGATGCTGTCCCCGGCCGGGTCCAGGGGCGTCCTGGGGAGAGTCTGCGGCCGGCACCGAGGGAAACCCGCCGGTGGGTTCACGAATCTCAAGGTACCGCCCACGCTGTCTGAGAGGAGCCGGGCGGGCGGCGAGGTGGCGAAACGCGGTCCGAGCTGAGCTGGAGAGCCAATCAGAACCTCAGAAGAACCGGATGATGAGTCCGCGGGTTTGATCCCGGACCGTCGGCTCCACCTGGTGTCAGTCTGGTTACCTGTTTGTGTCCAAGAATaaactttcattaaactttgaaaatgttttatttggactcatctttaaattaaataacttttttactcttcagttgttttgatgtttaataattaatttaataaacttcTTCAGCAGATAGAAAGATTAGAGTTTAGACTTCTTCCAACAATCTGATCGTTTagctttttaataaagtttttaatgagagaaagtttaaaattaattttatttttagtttttgttgacagaaaatcaataaagtttGATCTTTATGGTTCCTGAGCTCCGATCACTGATGCCTCTCAGCTCcggttgttttatttaagatcAGATTACCTGAGTCTGGAGGCGGGGCCAGATCCTCGCTGCAGGTGGGACTCTGATCCGGTCTCTGATCCAGGTCTCTGATCCAGGTCTCTGATCCAGGTCTCTGGTCCAGGTCTCTGGTCCAATCTCTGATCCAGTCTCTGATCCAGTCTCTGGTCCAGGTCTTCAGGGTCTCAGTCGTGGAGAGGACAGGGTCTGGTTTGGGGACCTCAGGGTCTCTGCTTCTTGCAGATGATCCGGTTCTGATGGCGTCTTCAGGCCGTGACCTTCAGTGTCTTCTGGACAGTTTGCAGCCATGTGGgtcacagaaccagaaccagaaccagaaccagagcagaCACCAGGGAGAACTCTGTGAGGGTTTCAGACTGAAGGAAATAATGTCGTCTTCTCTGAGGACAGAGTTCAGGACCAGAGAgacaaaaacctgcagagacaaaaatcaGGTCAGGAACAGGAGGTCAGAACGCTGAGACCACAGgttggaggagcaggaggagcaggagaaggtGTAGCAGGAggtgcagcaggaggagcagcagtggAGGGATCAGATCTCCTCCCTGGACTGGGAACACCTCCAGGGGGAGCTGGAGAGGGTCTCTGAGGACAGGAGGTCCTCCTGGACCTGATACCTCTGTGACCCGAGAACAGACAAGAGGAGGATGGACGTCTTAGTTTGGACCCCTCAGCTGGTCTCAGTCTGTCTCAGGGTCTGGGACAGGACCCCCCAGCCAGTCTCAGTCTGTCTCAGGGTCTGGGACAGGACCGGAGCTGGACAGTGTGGTTTTGACCTTCATCTGAGTCTTCCTCCTGTCTGCTTCGCAGGACCACCTGGATGGAGGACCTGCGTCACAGCTGTCCTCCCTCTGGTTGCTGGGAGACGGTGTTTAGAGAACAAATTGTGTCCTGAAGTTTATTAAATTTCCGCGGTGGGAGCGTATTAAGAGCCAGGTTCTGATCAAACAGGATTCAGGAGCTGAGGAcggagcagcagaggaggaggaggaggaggaagaggcgaTGGAGGCGATGAGGACGATGGAGGCGATGGAGGCTGATCCCTGACAGGTGAATCCAtctgagcaacaaaacaaca
The DNA window shown above is from Kryptolebias marmoratus isolate JLee-2015 linkage group LG5, ASM164957v2, whole genome shotgun sequence and carries:
- the LOC108228735 gene encoding free fatty acid receptor 3 → MELTVKDCVSLSVYTFTFLLGLPANLLVFFVYVRKARKHGATPNVVYALNLCVANLALVAWLPVKALETLLRDWTLPAPVCPIYSFFLYSSLYGSCLFITAVTAGRYLSIAFPIIYKRYRHARLSCFICAALWALVMLHLSVSLMAEGGAYFVGVQDDISACYNHFNTSQLVVLLPLRLEMAVVLFMLPLMVTSFCTLRCVTLVWRSNLPSAGKKRVLAVALSTLAVFVICYAPYNASHVVGFVQGANVEWRVSAMLTSSCNVFLEPVVMLMLSPAGSRGVLGRVCGRHRGKPAGGFTNLKVPPTLSERSRAGGEVAKRGPS